One segment of Nothobranchius furzeri strain GRZ-AD chromosome 13, NfurGRZ-RIMD1, whole genome shotgun sequence DNA contains the following:
- the abhd15a gene encoding protein ABHD15, giving the protein MLEWLVAFCFVILVVLIWPGTKYLFGTEYQADATLQRLGMSQPAPRHETEDARSVCAEAGEKTRAVALVCKPSALAKYLQKHCRTFSNYCPCVGWTWRASACLQTVYEACWPYESPIQFVRDNLQLSDDGLVALDWAVASYHRRRRTSSHSTSPVLLIIPNSFGKITRNVLKLCETALSHGYLPVVFNRRSHNGTPLSTLKLQQFGDPSDLREAVRYIRYRQPAGRLYAVSESSGSGLLLSYLGECGSSSYMTAAVCLSPVFRCQSWFESGLCQPLQWVLALYQKISLSRYRTALGEIMQTDAVFSSCSLRGVEEALFCQSRPAGSITAAPSGTSVVWDAYWERNEPLRDVDEVAIPVLSLCAKDDPVRGDAQSTIPLELFETNPHFFLLLTDRGGHCGFATQSERRAFSAVPSNSTLEGSNINWSHKVVLEFFRANTDFFNAEERAKQLAARRRGLGGGAGGRAFRNRSVSTCKRVPTCSHNIHAIYNWQRSYTR; this is encoded by the exons ATGCTGGAATGGCTCGTGGCTTTTTGTTTTGTGATCCTGGTGGTCCTTATTTGGCCAGGCACCAAGTATCTGTTTGGTACCGAGTACCAGGCGGATGCCACGCTCCAAAGACTCGGGATGTCACAGCCGGCACCCAGACACGAAACCGAGGATGCCCGCTCAGTCTGCGCGGAAGCCGGGGAGAAAACACGCGCCGTTGCGCTTGTGTGCAAACCGTCCGCTCTCGCCAAGTACCTCCAGAAACACTGCAGGACTTTCAGCAACTACTGTCCCTGCGTGGGCTGGACGTGGCGAGCCAGCGCCTGTCTCCAGACCGTGTACGAGGCGTGCTGGCCCTACGAAAGTCCGATCCAGTTCGTGCGGGACAACTTACAGCTGAGCGACGACGGGCTGGTGGCGCTGGACTGGGCAGTGGCATCCTACCATAGAAGACGCAGGACTTCAAGTCACTCCACCAGTCCGGTTCTGCTCATCATCCCAAACTCCTTTGGGAAGATCACTAGAAATGTCTTAAAG TTATGTGAAACAGCACTGTCCCATGGCTACCTTCCTGTAGTCTTCAACCGCCGCAGCCACAACGGCACTCCGCTCTCCACCCTCAAGCTGCAGCAGTTCGGTGACCCATCTGACCTGCGTGAGGCCGTGCGCTACATCCGCTACCGCCAGCCAGCAGGGAGACTGTATGCGGTAAGCGAGAGCTCTGGGTCGGGTCTTCTCCTGTCCTACCTGGGCGAGTGCGGATCATCAAGTTACATGACGGCAGCTGTATGTCTGTCGCCTGTGTTCCGCTGCCAGAGCTGGTTTGAGTCTGGACTGTGTCAACCTCTGCAGTGGGTGCTGGCTCTGTACCAGAAGATAAGTCTAAGCAG gTACAGGACAGCACTGGGGGAGATCATGCAAACAGATGCTGTGTTTTCTAGCTGTTCCTTGCGTGGTGTAGAAGAAGCTCTGTTCTGTCAGTCCAGACCTGCTGGTTCTATCACAGCAGCGCCGTCAGGGACTTCTGTTGTCTGGGATGCTTACTGGGAACGAAATGAACCCTTGAGAGATGTGGATGAAGTGGCCATTCCTGTCCTGAGCCTGTGCGCTAAGGACGACCCAGTCAGAGGAGATGCCCAGTCCACTATACCCCTGGAGCTGTTCGAGACTAACCCACACTTTTTCCTCCTTCTAACTGACCGTGGAGGTCATTGTGGCTTTGCCACCCAGTCAGAGAGGAGAGCTTTCTCTGCGGTTCCATCAAACAGCACATTAGAGGGCAGCAACATTAACTGGAGCCACAAAGTGGTTCTGGAGTTCTTCAGGGCCAACACAGACTTTTTTAATGCTGAAGAGAGAGCAAAGCAGCTCGCTGCGCGGAGGAGGGGGCTCGGAGGAGGTGCTGGAGGGAGGGCTTTCCGTAATCGGAGTGTGAGCACATGTAAACGCGTGCCAACTTGTTCCCATAACATTCATGCCATTTATAATTGGCAGAGGTCCTACACACGCTGA